A portion of the Luteibaculum oceani genome contains these proteins:
- a CDS encoding DUF368 domain-containing protein, translated as MSISLFLKGLAMGMAEVVPGVSGGTIAFITGIYQRLIDAIKSFDPDAFKLLFKGKIKAFWKKVDGNFILTLGSGMIAGIVSGVFTIAWLLENHPLLIWGFFFGLILISCYLVLKQVNSWSIPTFLFLIAGTAIAYYVTVAQPGSENNSYWFIFISGIIAISALLLPGLSGSFILLLMGMYTLILPSAKLALSEQDPESIAIIAVFIGGCTVGLFSFARVMSWAFKSFPNQTLALLTGFLLGSLNKVWPWQHVLSTRVNSKGTEVVSLSKSVLPSTFEALPHNFHYGTDPKMVMVILCMLVGFFMVLGIERLGKNFSK; from the coding sequence ATGTCCATTTCACTTTTCTTAAAAGGCCTTGCCATGGGAATGGCCGAGGTAGTACCTGGTGTTTCAGGAGGAACCATTGCTTTTATTACCGGTATTTACCAACGTCTTATAGACGCCATTAAGTCTTTCGACCCTGATGCCTTCAAACTTCTATTTAAAGGAAAAATAAAGGCCTTTTGGAAAAAAGTCGATGGCAATTTTATCTTGACCCTGGGCTCGGGCATGATAGCGGGAATTGTTAGTGGCGTTTTCACCATTGCTTGGCTATTGGAAAACCACCCATTATTAATATGGGGATTCTTCTTCGGGCTTATTCTAATATCCTGTTACCTGGTACTTAAACAAGTTAATTCTTGGAGCATACCCACTTTTTTATTTTTAATTGCTGGTACGGCTATTGCTTATTATGTTACCGTGGCTCAGCCAGGAAGCGAAAACAATAGCTACTGGTTTATTTTCATCTCGGGCATTATTGCAATTTCAGCGCTTTTACTACCAGGATTATCAGGTTCCTTTATTTTACTTCTAATGGGTATGTACACACTGATCCTGCCCAGTGCTAAATTGGCTTTATCTGAACAGGATCCTGAGTCCATTGCTATTATAGCCGTATTTATTGGAGGTTGCACCGTTGGGTTATTTTCATTTGCCAGAGTAATGTCTTGGGCTTTTAAGTCCTTTCCGAATCAAACCCTAGCCCTTTTAACAGGCTTCCTTTTGGGTTCTTTGAACAAAGTATGGCCCTGGCAGCACGTTCTTAGCACACGCGTTAACTCCAAAGGAACGGAAGTAGTTTCTCTGAGTAAATCGGTGCTCCCATCCACCTTTGAAGCCCTACCTCACAACTTTCATTACGGAACCGACCCTAAAATGGTTATGGTAATCCTTTGCATGCTAGTTGGATTTTTTATGGTGCTTGGAATTGAACGCCTCGGAAAAAACTTCAGCAAGTAA
- a CDS encoding shikimate dehydrogenase family protein gives MTRVFGLLGHPLSHSFSPKYFELKWENEGIANCEYRLLDFPNLDDLKTKLSSIKGLDGFNVTIPYKEAIMTFCDELSHEAEEIGAVNCVVIKENRWIGHNTDASGFAKSIKPFLDYRHENALILGSGGAAKAVKFVLNQLGLKTATVSRNTNNGDLSYSQLNTAIIQHFQCIVNCTPLGMHPNTNAKPSIPYEGITSNHFLIDLIYNPEETIFLKEGKDRNAMTLNGKDMLIHQAEAGWNLWNS, from the coding sequence ATGACTAGAGTTTTCGGACTTTTAGGACATCCTCTCTCCCATAGTTTTTCTCCTAAATATTTTGAATTGAAATGGGAAAATGAAGGGATAGCGAATTGCGAGTATCGTTTGCTTGATTTTCCAAACCTTGACGACCTGAAAACTAAGCTGTCCTCCATTAAGGGTTTGGACGGATTTAATGTAACTATACCCTATAAAGAGGCTATTATGACCTTTTGTGACGAACTAAGTCACGAAGCCGAAGAAATTGGTGCGGTAAACTGCGTCGTTATCAAAGAGAATCGATGGATTGGTCATAATACTGATGCTAGTGGATTTGCGAAAAGTATTAAACCCTTTTTAGATTACAGACACGAAAATGCCCTTATATTAGGTAGCGGTGGTGCAGCAAAAGCCGTAAAATTCGTTCTAAATCAGCTTGGTTTAAAAACGGCTACAGTCAGTAGAAACACCAATAACGGAGATCTCAGTTATTCCCAATTAAATACTGCCATTATCCAGCACTTTCAATGCATAGTTAATTGTACCCCGCTAGGGATGCATCCAAACACCAATGCTAAACCTTCTATTCCCTACGAAGGAATTACTTCCAACCATTTTTTGATTGATTTGATCTACAATCCCGAAGAAACCATTTTCTTAAAGGAGGGCAAGGATAGAAATGCAATGACACTTAACGGGAAAGACATGTTAATTCATCAAGCGGAGGCTGGATGGAATCTTTGGAACTCGTAA
- a CDS encoding DUF1800 domain-containing protein codes for MSIYPPLLEKPQKEPSNKYANKKPPHYYHKVSGLEPYEGPWTRDTARHLLSRTCFGFTKADLDIVAQQGLQASLTEILTQHQPYSSPINDYYNQISDPDCAPEASWVDKNISADPMINNARMRSYQGWWLGEMAEQPRSIFEKMKLFWHNHFATQISTVNFPQFAYGTSQLIGSHALGNFKTLTKQITFDPGMLVYLNGYKNQKNRPDENYARELQELFTIGKGATSKYTEEDVRQAARVLTGWTFDQNLDVTFIPNWHDTGDKQFSAFYENKVIKGGSNGELEFDELLNMIFAKQEVAEFLMSKLYRFFVYYVIDDEIQQKVITPLANIFRDNNYEILPVLQALFNSAHFFDAYTRGAIIKNPMDFMIGHLKATGYDTRRENPTERSRGFYIFNILGAVLQMQIGEPPNVAGWSAYYQAPQYHEHWINSVTLPKRNQITDVIMIPPTGLRLSGTTTFLDILPLTEDVPNAEEPVKLVDYWEDLCFSKGLSAEQKDSLKSILLYGQTEDYYWTIAWQDYLGDKQNPQKKQLVYNLLLGFYKQLFNLPEYQLS; via the coding sequence ATGTCGATTTATCCACCTCTATTAGAAAAGCCTCAAAAAGAGCCTAGCAATAAATACGCTAACAAAAAGCCACCTCATTATTACCATAAGGTTTCGGGTTTAGAACCTTACGAGGGCCCATGGACAAGGGATACGGCAAGACATCTACTTTCCAGAACTTGTTTTGGGTTCACCAAGGCAGATCTAGATATTGTTGCACAACAAGGACTTCAAGCAAGCCTTACAGAAATTCTAACTCAGCATCAACCCTACTCCTCCCCCATAAACGATTATTACAACCAAATAAGTGATCCTGATTGTGCTCCAGAAGCATCGTGGGTGGATAAAAATATAAGTGCAGACCCCATGATAAACAATGCGCGCATGCGCAGTTATCAGGGGTGGTGGCTCGGTGAAATGGCCGAACAACCCAGAAGCATTTTTGAAAAAATGAAACTCTTTTGGCACAACCACTTTGCCACTCAAATTTCCACCGTTAACTTTCCTCAATTCGCATATGGAACCTCTCAATTAATTGGAAGCCACGCCTTGGGCAATTTCAAAACCCTAACCAAGCAAATCACTTTCGACCCCGGAATGCTAGTTTATCTTAACGGATACAAAAATCAAAAGAATAGACCAGACGAAAACTATGCCAGAGAATTACAAGAACTATTTACCATAGGCAAGGGTGCAACATCGAAATACACTGAGGAGGATGTAAGGCAAGCGGCTAGAGTACTAACAGGTTGGACTTTTGACCAAAACCTGGACGTAACCTTCATTCCAAATTGGCACGACACAGGAGATAAGCAATTTTCGGCCTTCTATGAGAACAAGGTTATTAAGGGAGGAAGCAACGGAGAGCTTGAGTTTGATGAACTGCTAAATATGATTTTTGCCAAACAAGAGGTTGCAGAATTTCTAATGAGCAAATTGTATCGATTCTTCGTTTACTATGTTATTGACGATGAAATCCAACAAAAAGTAATAACCCCTCTTGCCAATATTTTTAGAGACAATAATTACGAAATACTCCCCGTGCTTCAAGCGCTTTTTAATAGTGCACATTTTTTTGATGCCTACACTAGAGGTGCAATTATTAAAAATCCCATGGATTTTATGATTGGTCACCTAAAAGCGACGGGCTACGACACTAGAAGAGAAAATCCCACCGAAAGATCAAGGGGGTTTTACATTTTTAATATCCTAGGTGCCGTTTTGCAAATGCAAATCGGGGAGCCACCTAACGTTGCAGGATGGAGTGCATATTACCAAGCACCACAGTATCATGAACATTGGATAAACTCAGTAACGCTTCCCAAACGAAATCAAATTACAGATGTAATTATGATACCTCCTACGGGGCTCCGCCTTTCGGGAACTACCACTTTTCTTGATATACTGCCACTTACTGAGGATGTCCCAAATGCGGAAGAGCCCGTTAAACTGGTGGATTACTGGGAGGATCTTTGCTTTAGCAAGGGCTTAAGTGCGGAACAAAAAGACAGTCTTAAAAGCATCTTACTCTATGGTCAAACAGAAGATTATTACTGGACCATAGCTTGGCAAGACTACCTTGGAGACAAGCAAAACCCACAGAAAAAACAACTAGTCTATAATCTACTCCTAGGCTTTTATAAGCAATTGTTTAACCTACCGGAATACCAATTATCATGA
- a CDS encoding rhodanese-like domain-containing protein, whose amino-acid sequence MNSISVQELLEWKEAGKDFQLIDIREKDETDICSIDGEHIPMAEIAQHPEKIARNKKVVIHCRTGGRSSKTIRFLEAEYGIENLYNLDGGIIAWIEEVDNSLIAY is encoded by the coding sequence ATGAATTCCATTTCCGTACAAGAACTTCTAGAGTGGAAGGAGGCTGGGAAAGATTTTCAGCTAATTGATATCCGCGAAAAAGACGAAACTGACATCTGTTCGATTGATGGAGAGCATATTCCTATGGCAGAAATTGCGCAACACCCAGAGAAAATTGCTCGAAACAAAAAAGTGGTAATCCACTGTAGAACAGGAGGTAGATCTAGTAAAACTATCCGCTTTCTAGAGGCCGAATACGGAATAGAAAACTTGTACAATCTAGACGGCGGAATTATTGCCTGGATTGAAGAAGTTGACAATTCCTTAATCGCATATTAA
- a CDS encoding cysteine desulfurase family protein has product MKRVYLDNAATTPVAPEVVDAMIPCLRDMFGNPSSTHSYGRAVRATIEKARKNIAAFIGAEPAEIIFTSGGTEADNMAINCAVKDLGVTRIISSPIEHHAVLHTVEHICDNKVKSEFVELNEHGEVILESLEVLLKASDEKTLVTLMHANNEIGAVIPLKEVGALCKQYGAYFHSDTVQTMGHLPLNLAEVPVDFITCAAHKFHGPKGVGFLYVRKGIPFHALIKGGAQERERRGGTENVPGIVGLEKAMELAFPEMEEHRAYVLGLKMYMKERLQEAIPGVDFNGRCSENCLYTVLNVNFPEHQNGDMLLFTLDLKGVAASGGSACSSGSNKGSHVINALSPKNQNGPNIRFSFSRYTTKECVDYALEQVIEFYK; this is encoded by the coding sequence ATGAAAAGAGTTTATTTAGATAATGCAGCAACAACTCCTGTTGCACCTGAGGTTGTTGATGCAATGATACCCTGTCTTAGGGATATGTTTGGAAATCCATCTTCAACTCATAGCTATGGTAGAGCGGTACGAGCTACTATTGAAAAGGCTAGAAAAAATATTGCTGCTTTTATTGGCGCAGAACCCGCTGAGATTATTTTTACTAGTGGAGGTACTGAAGCCGATAATATGGCCATTAACTGTGCTGTAAAGGATTTAGGCGTTACGCGAATTATTTCTTCTCCCATAGAGCACCATGCAGTTTTACATACGGTGGAGCACATTTGCGACAATAAGGTTAAATCTGAGTTTGTTGAGTTGAATGAGCATGGGGAGGTGATTTTGGAATCTCTTGAGGTACTTTTGAAGGCATCCGATGAAAAAACTTTGGTAACGCTTATGCATGCCAATAACGAAATCGGTGCGGTTATTCCGTTGAAAGAGGTTGGTGCCCTATGTAAGCAATATGGGGCCTATTTTCATAGTGATACAGTTCAAACAATGGGGCATTTACCGCTAAATTTAGCTGAAGTCCCTGTAGATTTTATCACTTGCGCAGCACATAAATTCCATGGCCCGAAAGGTGTTGGTTTTTTATATGTTAGAAAAGGAATTCCTTTTCACGCTTTGATAAAAGGAGGCGCACAAGAAAGAGAAAGAAGAGGAGGGACAGAAAATGTCCCTGGAATAGTAGGGTTAGAAAAAGCCATGGAATTGGCCTTTCCAGAAATGGAAGAGCATAGGGCTTATGTATTAGGACTAAAAATGTACATGAAAGAGCGTCTGCAGGAAGCTATACCCGGTGTAGATTTTAATGGTCGTTGTTCGGAAAACTGTCTGTATACTGTTCTCAATGTTAATTTCCCTGAGCACCAGAATGGTGATATGCTTCTTTTTACACTAGATCTAAAAGGAGTAGCTGCATCGGGTGGGTCGGCATGTAGCAGTGGATCTAATAAGGGTTCGCATGTAATTAATGCACTTAGTCCTAAGAACCAGAACGGACCTAATATAAGATTTTCTTTTAGCCGATATACCACTAAGGAATGCGTTGATTATGCATTGGAACAAGTAATCGAGTTTTATAAATAA
- the glmM gene encoding phosphoglucosamine mutase — MTLIKSISGFRGTIGGGPVENLTPIDIVELSYGYAQWLKRKTDKSNPVIAIGRDGRISGDMVSRLVTGTLMACGVHVKDAGLSTTPTIEMLVPHLNCDGGIILTASHNPMQWNALKLLNAKGEFISAKDGADLLQIVDESNKVFNQHDDLGSIELIVGGGIDYHIQKILEDDLVDIDAIRKANFTVAYDGINSTGALAIPKLLRALGVTHVSGINEEISGTFAHNPEPLKAHLADICKEVKEKGADLGIVVDPDVDRLAFIDEKGEMYGEEYTLITVADYMFKSQRGAVVSNLSSSRALADLAKKHGNDYYAAAVGEVNVVEKMKEVAAILGGEGNGGIIYPPLHYGRDALVGVALVLSYMAKEGKSLSELKSGYAQYVMIKDKIQLDPKMDVDGILEDMAEHFKNEKVNTVDGVKVDFENGWVHLRKSNTEPIIRVYAEAVDLNTAEKLVDSVKNRITVVS; from the coding sequence GTGACTCTAATTAAATCCATAAGTGGTTTTCGTGGTACCATTGGAGGTGGTCCAGTAGAAAATCTAACCCCCATAGATATAGTTGAATTATCCTACGGATACGCTCAATGGCTGAAGCGCAAAACTGATAAATCCAATCCAGTTATTGCCATTGGTAGAGATGGTCGTATTTCTGGGGATATGGTTTCAAGATTAGTTACCGGAACCCTAATGGCTTGTGGGGTGCATGTAAAAGATGCAGGATTATCCACCACGCCAACAATTGAAATGTTAGTGCCTCATTTAAATTGTGATGGGGGTATAATTTTAACTGCTAGCCACAACCCCATGCAGTGGAATGCACTTAAGCTGCTAAATGCAAAGGGGGAGTTCATCTCTGCCAAAGATGGTGCAGACTTGTTACAGATTGTAGATGAATCCAATAAAGTATTCAATCAACACGATGATTTAGGTTCCATTGAACTGATTGTTGGAGGGGGGATTGACTACCATATTCAAAAAATACTGGAAGATGACCTTGTGGATATAGACGCCATTCGCAAGGCTAACTTTACCGTAGCCTATGATGGAATCAATTCCACTGGAGCCCTCGCAATTCCAAAATTATTGAGAGCCCTAGGGGTAACCCATGTTTCTGGTATAAATGAAGAAATCAGTGGAACCTTTGCGCACAACCCTGAGCCACTAAAAGCTCACCTAGCAGATATTTGTAAGGAGGTTAAAGAAAAGGGAGCAGACCTTGGAATTGTAGTAGACCCCGATGTTGACCGTTTAGCTTTTATAGATGAAAAGGGAGAAATGTACGGGGAGGAATACACCCTAATCACTGTTGCAGACTATATGTTTAAATCGCAGCGTGGTGCCGTGGTAAGTAATTTATCTTCGAGCAGGGCCTTAGCCGACCTAGCCAAAAAACACGGTAACGATTATTATGCCGCGGCAGTTGGAGAAGTAAACGTAGTTGAAAAAATGAAAGAGGTGGCTGCTATTCTTGGAGGAGAAGGTAATGGTGGTATTATTTACCCTCCATTGCATTATGGAAGGGACGCGCTTGTTGGAGTTGCCTTGGTATTGAGCTATATGGCAAAAGAGGGCAAAAGCTTAAGCGAATTAAAGTCGGGATATGCACAATATGTTATGATTAAGGATAAAATTCAACTTGATCCTAAAATGGATGTAGATGGAATCCTGGAGGATATGGCAGAGCACTTTAAAAATGAAAAGGTAAATACCGTAGACGGCGTTAAGGTTGATTTTGAAAATGGCTGGGTACACCTAAGAAAATCGAATACAGAACCTATTATTAGGGTTTATGCCGAGGCTGTGGACTTAAATACTGCCGAAAAATTGGTCGATAGCGTAAAAAATAGAATTACTGTTGTTTCCTAA
- a CDS encoding phosphosulfolactate synthase yields the protein MNHDIAHLPERTAMPRKDGLTMVMDKGLSVRQAEDLIEGSKGIVDIVKLGFGSSLITPNLKEKIDFYKSNNVRVYFGGTLFEAFIARNDFDGYRAFIDKYQLDLCEVSDGSILISTDAKCEYIHQLAKDYTVLSEVGSKEEGILISPNKWIKMMTTELEAGSWKVIAEARESGTVGIYRPNGSAHSVLINKILNKVKAENIIWEAPKKAQQVYFIKLIGANVNLGNIATDEAIALECLRLGLRGDTFFQWLPEELSEKLIQKNDKE from the coding sequence ATGAATCACGATATCGCTCATTTACCCGAGCGCACCGCCATGCCCAGAAAAGATGGGCTAACTATGGTAATGGATAAAGGGCTTAGTGTTAGACAGGCCGAAGACCTAATTGAGGGTTCTAAAGGAATTGTCGACATCGTTAAGCTCGGATTTGGTTCTTCGCTTATCACCCCCAACCTAAAGGAGAAAATAGATTTCTACAAGAGCAATAACGTTCGCGTATATTTTGGTGGAACCCTTTTTGAGGCTTTTATTGCAAGAAACGACTTCGACGGCTATCGCGCTTTTATAGATAAGTACCAATTAGACCTTTGTGAGGTTTCTGATGGCTCTATTCTTATCTCTACCGACGCTAAATGCGAATACATCCACCAACTTGCCAAAGACTACACCGTTTTATCCGAAGTAGGATCTAAGGAAGAAGGCATTTTAATTTCACCGAATAAGTGGATTAAAATGATGACAACAGAACTAGAGGCTGGATCTTGGAAAGTAATTGCCGAAGCAAGGGAAAGTGGTACCGTTGGAATTTATCGTCCAAATGGCTCGGCACATTCTGTTTTAATCAACAAAATTCTAAATAAGGTAAAAGCTGAAAACATTATTTGGGAAGCTCCCAAAAAGGCTCAGCAGGTATACTTTATTAAGCTAATTGGTGCTAACGTAAATCTTGGAAATATTGCAACCGACGAAGCAATTGCCCTAGAATGTTTGCGATTAGGATTAAGAGGAGACACTTTCTTTCAATGGCTTCCAGAAGAATTGAGCGAAAAGTTGATCCAGAAAAACGATAAGGAGTAA
- a CDS encoding tetratricopeptide repeat protein, which translates to MQYSDDFNQADELQSILNRFEDMLRNREEVFFDVEEIELMVDHFIENQNNNRAKKAIAIGCSQHPASIELKIKEAEVLLSSGKSTKALDSLLKLANIERFNPDLLLLIGGIYSRQKNHTEAINFFKRAMKCCDKADKLDILFDIGLEYEYSGKFETALEIFKEILLKSPGNDAVGYELLFCFAELEKNKEAISFFREFVDENPYSFLGWYNLGICYSKEQEFNNAARAFDFCILIEPQVSLPYYQKAFMFLELNEYDKALETYLDCLENDEGSSVLHTYIGECQEKLEQYEDAMVSYTKAIEIDDNNPDAWLGIGVVQDLMGHTVNALPYLKKATEINSGSDYNLVYCEALCKLEMYDEAEVVYKEMEKHEEKNTAFWLDYSNLISLKYGIEAALVLLDDIYGKFPNVSFLYRKAAFLYKFGMFKEAELILEAAVEEDSSRVDEFLEYYPEGKTIGLLSEFIDLQQKF; encoded by the coding sequence ATGCAGTACTCAGACGATTTTAACCAAGCAGATGAATTACAGTCGATTTTAAATCGATTCGAAGATATGCTGCGCAATCGCGAGGAAGTGTTCTTTGATGTGGAGGAAATCGAGTTGATGGTGGATCACTTTATCGAAAACCAAAACAATAACAGAGCTAAAAAAGCCATAGCTATTGGTTGCTCACAACATCCAGCTTCTATTGAGCTTAAAATTAAAGAAGCCGAGGTTCTTCTAAGCTCAGGAAAAAGCACCAAAGCGCTCGACAGCCTTTTAAAACTAGCCAACATAGAGCGGTTTAACCCGGATTTACTTCTTCTTATTGGCGGAATTTACAGCAGGCAGAAAAACCACACAGAGGCCATAAACTTCTTTAAAAGGGCTATGAAATGCTGCGACAAGGCCGACAAACTGGATATTCTTTTTGATATCGGTCTTGAATATGAGTATTCCGGAAAGTTCGAAACTGCTTTGGAGATCTTTAAAGAAATCCTTTTAAAGAGCCCCGGTAATGATGCCGTAGGGTACGAGCTTCTTTTTTGTTTTGCAGAATTGGAAAAGAACAAGGAAGCAATTAGCTTTTTTAGAGAATTTGTTGATGAAAATCCATACTCCTTTTTAGGTTGGTACAACCTAGGAATCTGCTATTCTAAAGAACAAGAATTTAATAATGCTGCAAGGGCATTTGATTTTTGTATTCTAATTGAACCACAAGTTTCTCTCCCTTATTATCAAAAAGCATTCATGTTTTTGGAGCTCAACGAATACGATAAAGCTCTTGAAACCTATTTGGATTGTTTGGAAAACGACGAGGGGTCCTCTGTGCTACACACCTACATTGGAGAATGTCAGGAGAAACTAGAGCAATATGAAGATGCTATGGTTTCGTACACCAAAGCAATTGAAATAGATGACAATAATCCTGATGCTTGGTTGGGGATTGGTGTAGTCCAAGATTTAATGGGACATACCGTAAATGCCCTACCCTACCTTAAAAAGGCCACCGAAATTAACTCTGGATCGGATTACAATCTGGTATACTGTGAGGCCTTGTGCAAATTAGAAATGTACGATGAAGCCGAAGTCGTGTACAAGGAAATGGAAAAGCACGAGGAAAAAAATACGGCCTTTTGGTTGGACTATTCCAACTTAATCTCTTTAAAATACGGGATAGAAGCTGCGTTGGTACTCCTAGATGATATTTATGGGAAATTCCCAAACGTTTCTTTCCTGTACAGAAAAGCTGCCTTTTTATACAAATTTGGAATGTTTAAAGAGGCCGAACTAATTTTAGAAGCCGCAGTTGAAGAGGATAGTAGCAGGGTAGATGAATTTCTTGAGTATTACCCAGAAGGAAAGACCATTGGTCTTTTGTCTGAATTTATAGATTTGCAACAAAAATTTTAG
- a CDS encoding DUF1501 domain-containing protein, which yields MMKRRDFLKTASAAAATPVLLNGIPVQGMEHSKLLQLLSDSNCEDHVLVLIQLNGGNDGLHTVVPLDQYDKLQAARPDIIIPENSVQKLTGRDDLGFHKRMSQLNDLYSDGKLTVVQNVGYPNQNFSHFRSTDIWLMASDHDEVLDTGWLGRYMDCDHPTYPESYPNNNFPDPLGIQTGVFVSPAFLGPNASFGHAIEDPDEFYQLIEDEDNTSTDTPYGHELAFIRQTARTANAYNLRIQEAASNQNNISTLYPPNRQNRLADQLKIVARMIGGGLKTKLYMVSLPGFDTHASQVDSLDKNEGMHGDLLQMVSEAMNAFQDDIEKMGVSNKVLTMTFSEFGRRIASNGSAGTDHGAAAPIIMMSSAIEGSIIGNNPVVPDNVRVQDNLPMEIDFRSVYATVLRDWFCLDEEKIKKVLFKDFPFLPLKTTGVRNYNSDLAKIKMFPNPAVEFIYLETELTSFHLEIFDNAGMRKLDLMVKGSGALKQVNISTLPPGLYHLRISNPSGHRVMKLVKK from the coding sequence ATGATGAAAAGAAGAGACTTTTTAAAAACGGCGTCGGCTGCAGCAGCTACCCCTGTTTTATTAAATGGGATTCCGGTACAAGGTATGGAACATTCTAAATTGCTCCAGTTACTTTCCGACTCCAATTGTGAAGATCATGTTTTGGTTTTAATACAACTTAATGGAGGAAATGATGGCTTGCATACGGTTGTACCGTTAGATCAATACGACAAACTTCAAGCAGCCAGACCCGACATAATTATCCCCGAAAATTCAGTCCAGAAATTAACGGGACGAGACGACCTTGGCTTTCATAAGCGCATGTCGCAGTTAAATGATTTGTATAGTGATGGAAAACTAACGGTGGTTCAAAATGTCGGTTATCCAAATCAAAATTTCTCCCATTTCCGCAGCACGGATATTTGGTTAATGGCTAGTGATCACGATGAGGTATTGGACACTGGTTGGTTAGGTAGATACATGGATTGCGATCATCCTACCTACCCTGAAAGCTACCCAAACAACAACTTTCCAGATCCACTTGGCATCCAAACGGGTGTTTTTGTTTCTCCGGCATTTTTAGGTCCCAATGCGTCCTTTGGACATGCAATTGAAGACCCAGATGAATTTTACCAACTTATTGAAGACGAAGACAATACCTCTACCGACACACCCTATGGGCATGAACTTGCTTTCATTCGTCAAACTGCTCGAACCGCAAATGCCTACAATCTTAGGATTCAAGAAGCAGCTTCTAATCAAAACAACATTTCTACTCTTTATCCGCCAAATAGACAAAATAGACTAGCGGATCAGCTGAAAATAGTAGCTAGAATGATTGGGGGTGGGCTCAAAACCAAGTTGTACATGGTTTCACTTCCAGGGTTTGATACCCACGCTTCTCAAGTGGATAGCTTGGACAAAAACGAAGGAATGCATGGCGACTTGCTACAGATGGTAAGCGAGGCCATGAACGCCTTTCAGGATGACATTGAAAAAATGGGAGTATCCAATAAGGTGCTTACCATGACCTTTTCTGAATTTGGAAGAAGAATTGCCTCAAATGGATCTGCTGGAACCGACCATGGTGCAGCCGCACCAATTATCATGATGTCATCTGCAATAGAGGGCTCCATTATTGGTAATAACCCAGTAGTTCCAGACAATGTTAGGGTTCAAGATAACCTCCCAATGGAAATTGACTTTAGATCGGTTTACGCCACAGTTCTTAGAGACTGGTTCTGCCTGGATGAGGAAAAAATCAAAAAAGTTTTATTCAAAGATTTCCCATTCCTACCGCTCAAAACCACTGGGGTTAGAAATTACAATAGTGATTTAGCTAAGATTAAGATGTTTCCAAATCCCGCTGTGGAATTTATCTACCTCGAGACTGAATTGACTTCATTCCATTTAGAAATTTTCGATAATGCTGGAATGCGCAAATTAGACTTAATGGTAAAAGGTAGTGGAGCTTTAAAGCAGGTAAATATTAGCACTTTACCCCCTGGGTTATATCATCTTAGAATAAGCAATCCTTCGGGACATCGCGTGATGAAGCTTGTAAAGAAGTAA